From a single Pseudobutyrivibrio xylanivorans genomic region:
- the dapF gene encoding diaminopimelate epimerase — protein MKFTKMHGCGNDYVYVNLFEEKVENPAEVSTKVSDRHFGIGSDGLITIGPSDVADFRMRIYNADGSEAEMCGNGIRCVAKYVYDHKLTDKTEISVESGAGIKYLTLYVENGNVQQVRVDMGEPILEPSQIPVVADGDKVIDAPIEVGGKTWNMTCVSMGNPHAVIFVDDTEHFELEKYGPQFENHERFPKRTNTEFVQVLSRTEANMRVWERGSAETWACGTGTCATVMACILNGKTDDKVLVHLRGGDLTIEYDRATNHVFMTGPATEVFNGEIEV, from the coding sequence ATGAAATTTACAAAAATGCACGGCTGCGGTAACGATTACGTATATGTAAATCTCTTTGAAGAGAAGGTTGAAAACCCAGCAGAAGTTTCTACTAAAGTTAGTGACAGACATTTCGGAATAGGCTCAGATGGCCTTATCACAATAGGACCAAGTGATGTAGCAGATTTCAGAATGAGAATATATAACGCAGATGGCTCAGAGGCTGAGATGTGCGGAAACGGCATCCGCTGCGTAGCAAAATATGTTTACGATCATAAGCTTACAGACAAGACTGAGATTTCAGTTGAGTCAGGAGCAGGCATCAAATATCTCACATTATATGTAGAAAATGGTAATGTGCAGCAGGTTCGCGTAGATATGGGTGAGCCAATTCTTGAGCCTTCGCAGATTCCAGTAGTTGCAGATGGAGATAAGGTAATCGATGCTCCAATCGAGGTTGGTGGAAAGACTTGGAATATGACTTGCGTTTCCATGGGAAACCCACACGCAGTTATATTCGTAGATGATACAGAGCATTTTGAGCTTGAAAAGTATGGCCCACAGTTTGAGAATCACGAGAGATTCCCAAAGCGCACAAACACTGAGTTTGTTCAGGTGCTTTCAAGAACAGAGGCAAATATGCGAGTTTGGGAGCGAGGCTCTGCCGAGACTTGGGCTTGCGGAACAGGAACTTGCGCCACTGTTATGGCATGTATCTTAAATGGAAAGACAGATGATAAGGTATTAGTTCACTTAAGAGGTGGCGACCTTACAATCGAATACGACCGCGCGACAAATCACGTATTCATGACAGGACCAGCAACTGAAGTCTTTAATGGAGAAATCGAGGTTTAA
- a CDS encoding AraC family transcriptional regulator yields the protein MTEYSKKGYLYSNFKIFHLSDSNLGEIDFHYHDFHKVLIHLSGNTSYSIEGQNFDLQANDIVFVNAGEVHRPIFHDNSTYERIIIYISKEFLAEYSQTDNDLSYCFRNAIENGSHVLRLHSFKNSRVAATVGKLTSNLGKDDYANELFMQVLFLEFMVELNRAAISNEVEYLSTSYSGSKINSIINYINENLTSDLSVDAIAGQFYLSRYYLMHTFKDETGYTIGNYITIKRLALAQSLIDAGKPIADAAEQSGFGTYSTFLRAYKKTYGTSPKKKAASQASLSF from the coding sequence ATGACCGAATACAGCAAAAAAGGTTACCTATATTCCAACTTCAAAATTTTCCATTTATCAGATTCAAACCTTGGTGAAATTGATTTTCATTATCACGATTTCCACAAGGTTTTAATCCACCTATCTGGGAATACGTCCTATTCTATAGAAGGACAGAATTTTGATTTACAGGCAAACGATATTGTCTTTGTAAATGCCGGCGAAGTTCATCGCCCAATTTTCCATGATAATTCCACTTACGAGCGAATTATCATATATATATCTAAGGAGTTTTTGGCTGAATATAGCCAAACTGATAATGATTTATCCTATTGCTTTAGAAATGCAATAGAGAATGGTTCACATGTTTTGCGACTCCATTCCTTTAAGAATTCTCGTGTAGCTGCCACAGTAGGCAAGCTTACTTCAAATCTTGGAAAAGATGATTATGCAAACGAACTTTTCATGCAGGTACTCTTCCTTGAATTTATGGTAGAGCTAAATCGCGCTGCCATAAGTAATGAGGTGGAATATCTATCTACAAGCTATTCTGGCAGCAAAATCAATTCCATCATTAATTATATTAATGAAAACCTAACATCAGATTTATCAGTTGATGCTATAGCAGGACAGTTCTACCTTTCCCGCTACTATCTCATGCATACCTTCAAGGATGAGACTGGCTACACCATCGGCAACTACATCACTATCAAGCGCCTAGCCCTAGCTCAGTCATTAATCGACGCTGGCAAGCCAATCGCTGATGCCGCAGAACAATCTGGCTTTGGTACCTATTCCACTTTCCTGCGTGCATACAAAAAGACCTATGGCACCAGCCCTAAAAAGAAGGCGGCGTCACAGGCCTCACTGTCATTTTAA
- a CDS encoding UDP-N-acetylmuramoyl-L-alanyl-D-glutamate--2,6-diaminopimelate ligase, with the protein MKLVELLDKLNYELYAGELDREISTLTYDSRKVEKDSVFVCISGTVRDAHDFIPDVIEKGASVIIIEKDVEPVDGITYIKVKNSREALAYTSAAYFGHPAEKLKTIGITGTKGKTTTTYMVKSILDSAGIKTGLIGTIESIVGDERIPAVNTTPESYRVQELFAQMVEAGLDAVVMEVSSQALMLHRVSGFTFDIGVFTNLEPDHIGDNEHKDFEDYMYCKSLLFQQCKTGIFNGDSEHIEGILKGHTCEVIKYGYGKDNDLIAENVELLNENGALGVRYHITGKEDMTVEVNVPGAFSVYNSLTAVAICKQFNVAEDKIKSALMNVHVKGRIELVPVSSKFTVMIDYAHNAMALESLLTTLRAYEPGRLVCMFGCGGNRAKSRRYEMGEVSSKLADLTVVTSDNPRNEEPMDIINDILIGVKKADGEYVTVPDRKEAIRYCLTNAKDGDIIVLAGKGHEDYQEIKGVKHHMDERELIAEIIKEDGNDII; encoded by the coding sequence ATGAAATTAGTTGAGTTATTAGATAAATTAAATTACGAACTTTATGCAGGTGAGCTTGATCGTGAAATCAGCACACTTACATATGATTCAAGAAAAGTAGAAAAGGATAGCGTATTCGTTTGTATCTCAGGTACAGTTAGAGATGCTCATGATTTCATCCCTGATGTAATCGAAAAGGGTGCAAGCGTAATCATCATCGAGAAGGATGTAGAGCCAGTTGATGGTATCACATATATTAAAGTTAAGAACAGCCGTGAGGCGCTTGCATATACATCAGCAGCATACTTTGGTCATCCAGCTGAAAAGCTTAAGACTATCGGTATCACTGGTACAAAGGGAAAGACTACTACCACATATATGGTAAAGTCTATTCTCGATAGTGCAGGAATCAAGACAGGTCTTATCGGAACAATCGAGTCTATCGTAGGTGACGAGCGTATTCCTGCAGTTAACACTACTCCAGAGTCTTACCGTGTACAGGAGCTTTTTGCTCAGATGGTAGAGGCTGGGCTTGATGCAGTAGTTATGGAGGTTAGCTCACAGGCACTTATGCTTCACAGAGTTTCAGGTTTCACTTTTGACATTGGTGTATTTACAAACCTTGAGCCAGACCACATCGGTGACAATGAGCACAAGGATTTCGAGGACTATATGTACTGCAAGAGCTTACTTTTCCAGCAGTGTAAGACAGGTATCTTCAACGGAGACAGCGAGCACATCGAAGGCATCCTTAAGGGACACACTTGTGAGGTTATCAAATACGGCTACGGCAAGGACAACGACCTTATTGCTGAAAATGTAGAGCTTCTTAATGAAAACGGTGCTCTTGGAGTTCGTTACCACATAACTGGCAAGGAAGATATGACAGTAGAGGTAAATGTACCAGGTGCATTTTCTGTTTATAATTCACTTACTGCTGTTGCTATCTGCAAGCAGTTTAATGTAGCTGAGGACAAGATTAAGTCAGCACTTATGAATGTGCATGTAAAGGGGCGTATCGAGCTTGTTCCAGTTTCAAGCAAGTTTACAGTTATGATTGACTATGCACATAATGCCATGGCACTTGAGAGCCTTCTTACAACACTCAGGGCTTACGAGCCAGGCAGACTTGTGTGTATGTTTGGATGTGGTGGAAACCGCGCAAAGAGCCGCCGTTACGAAATGGGTGAGGTTAGCTCAAAGCTTGCAGATCTTACAGTTGTCACATCTGACAACCCACGTAACGAGGAGCCTATGGATATTATTAACGACATCTTAATCGGTGTTAAGAAGGCTGATGGTGAGTACGTAACAGTGCCAGACCGTAAGGAAGCCATTAGATATTGTCTTACAAATGCAAAGGACGGTGACATCATCGTTCTTGCAGGTAAGGGCCACGAGGATTATCAGGAAATTAAGGGTGTTAAGCACCATATGGACGAGCGAGAGCTCATTGCAGAGATTATTAAGGAGGACGGCAATGACATTATTTAG
- the dapA gene encoding 4-hydroxy-tetrahydrodipicolinate synthase: MTLFRGAGVALITPFNEDETVNYDMLGTLIDRQIEGGTDAIIVCGTTGEPATMSEEEKLSVIEFTVKRVNHRIPVIAGSGGNSTRLVIDFSKKIQALGVDGLLIVTPFYNKATQDGLYQHYSTIAKEIDLPIIMYNVPSRTGCNILPETAMKLGLENKNIVGIKEACGDISQITKLASLCRGCLDIYSGNDDQIVPILSLGGIGVISVLSNVAPKGTHDMVMSYLEGNENKARKLQLDYLELVDALFCEVNPIPVKSTMNMLGFNVGSLRLPLTEMEDKHKVAMSQLLSRMPQEMLA, translated from the coding sequence ATGACATTATTTAGAGGTGCAGGAGTAGCATTAATCACTCCATTCAATGAAGATGAAACCGTAAATTATGACATGCTTGGAACTCTAATTGACAGACAGATTGAAGGCGGAACAGATGCTATTATTGTGTGCGGTACTACAGGTGAGCCAGCAACAATGAGCGAGGAAGAGAAGCTTTCTGTTATTGAATTTACAGTTAAGAGAGTAAATCACCGAATCCCTGTTATTGCAGGCTCTGGCGGTAATTCTACTCGTCTTGTAATTGATTTTTCAAAGAAGATTCAGGCTCTTGGAGTAGATGGACTTCTTATTGTTACACCATTTTATAACAAGGCAACACAGGATGGTTTGTACCAGCACTATTCTACAATTGCAAAGGAAATCGACCTTCCAATCATTATGTACAACGTGCCTAGTCGTACTGGCTGCAATATTTTGCCAGAGACTGCTATGAAGCTTGGACTTGAGAATAAAAATATTGTTGGTATTAAGGAAGCTTGTGGCGATATTTCTCAGATTACAAAGCTTGCAAGCCTTTGCCGCGGATGCCTTGATATATATTCAGGAAATGACGACCAGATAGTCCCAATTCTTTCACTTGGCGGAATAGGAGTTATTTCCGTGCTTTCAAATGTTGCCCCAAAAGGGACACACGACATGGTTATGTCATACCTTGAGGGAAATGAAAACAAAGCTCGCAAACTTCAGCTTGATTATCTCGAGCTTGTAGATGCGCTTTTCTGCGAGGTAAATCCAATCCCTGTTAAATCCACTATGAATATGTTAGGATTTAATGTAGGAAGTCTAAGACTCCCACTTACAGAGATGGAGGATAAGCATAAAGTGGCTATGAGTCAGCTGTTAAGCCGCATGCCACAGGAAATGCTTGCTTAG